Within Limanda limanda chromosome 1, fLimLim1.1, whole genome shotgun sequence, the genomic segment TCACAATTGTGTATATGTCTTTTGTGCTCTTTGGTTTTCAGGTGATGATCTACCTGATTGACAAAGTGCTGCCAGAGAGTTATTTTGCAAACAACCTTCGAGCATTgtcaggtaaacagacacaatgtttttttgtgttagcGCTTTGAAGAGGATAAACATTTATCTAATTTAGTATTGGAGCCAATTGACATGTTTAATCTCTGTCGAGTTTATCGTTTCACTCTGTAACGTCTCCTCCCATCAGTGGACATGGCGGTTTTCAGAGACCTGCTGCGTCTGAAGCTGCCCAGACTCTCCCAGCACCTGCACCACCTTCAGAAAGCAGCCAACAGAGACGCTGGAGGTACACATCAGATTGAATAGGTGGAGGCAAAACAAAAGTTATAATCCAGTTTGAGTTGTGTACTAATCCTTCACCCTGTGTCTTTCCTCCAGGCAGTTACGAGCCTCCTCTGACCAACGTCTTCACGATGCAGTGGTTCCTCACCATGTTCGCCACCTGCCTGCCAGCATCCACCGTGCTGAAGATCTGGGACTCGGTTTTCTTCGAGGGGTCAGAGGTGCTGTTTCGAGTCGCCATCGCCATCTGGGAGCGAATCGGAGAGTAAGTGGGCCTCAGATTGAATTACAGCCTGTTCGGAGGTGTCATTGTTCGCCCATTGTGGATCTATATGCCAAAATTTAGAAGGTCAtggtgtaatcctgctgacacacaatcctccctccctctgcaggaGGATCGAGTTCTGTCAGACATCAGACGAGTTCTACAGCACCATGGGTTGTCTCACTCAGGAGATGCTGGAGCACAGCCTCATCGAACCTGCTGAGCTCATGCAGGTACGAGATAATCTAATCTGCTCACAGCTCCTTAAATACCTTTGTGATGTTGTTAACTTCATATAAGTacttctccccccctctcctctgtccgTCAGGAGGTTTACTCCATGGCAGTGTTTCCTTTCCCTCAGCTGGCTGAGCTCCGAGAGAAATACACGTACAACATCACTCCGTTCCCAACCTCAGTCAAATCCAATGGAAGGTATGTTGTTTCTGGACAGTTATGATTTTCCCAAAATAAACTCAGCTTCACATCCGTCGCTGCAGTAAAGTTGCAGGATTCATTGTATGTTTATATTTCATGGtttaagtagtttttgcataatcttgctgacaaacaatCACAGAAGAAATCATAATCTCCTTGGTGGATGTTAAAATCTTTGTTAAAAAAAGGTGTGATAATGGCAGTtgtggtgatgaagatgttatTTTCTGGTTCCAGTGGGGGTCTGGGCAGCTGGGAGAGTGATGATGATGGCGACATGGACGACGAGGACTCTGTGGTGACCGCACTCGGTTGTCTGGGGCCCCTGGGAGGCCTGCTGGCCCCCGAGCTGCAGAGATATCAGAAACATCTGAAAGGTCAGTGCAGCCGACTGTGGACACGACACACAGGATTTAAAGAggcagagataaacagacaagtAGTTTCAGGCGAGCTGTTGCCTCAAATCCTCCTGCGCTGCCCCCAATTCAACTCCAAGTACAAACTCCATCTCTGATCTGTTTGCTCCAGACAAATCCCCACTTCCACTTCCTCCGGCGACTGTTACGAgcaggaaacagtttaacatCTGAAGCAGGAGGCGTCACGCTCAAGAGAGATTTAACAGAGTGACTTGACCTGGCTCGAAATGGAAACTTAAAAAGAGAAATACGATTATCAATAAACATCACAGTCACGTTGGAACAGCAGCGTGAACAAAGAAATGACCAAGAGACAAACAAGAGGATTTTCTCTGATGCTTAGTTTTGTGTCTTGAGTTGTCGTCTGATTAAAGAGGACGGAAGCTGAAATAAGTAAGAAAAGAAGCTTTTAAGACCTAAAAAGCCTCATTGGATTATGTCTGATTCATGTATTTTGGTCCAATCTTGACCTTTAGCTCTTGACCCTAATCTCTTAAACTCTCCTGTGCCAGAGTCAAAGTGTAACGTGGTTAAAAGAAGAGTTTCATGTTGGGTTAAAGACGTTAACATGAGAACCTGaacctctctttctcctccagacCAGCGATCAGAGCAGGGAAACTTCGCCGAGCTGAGCCCGGGCGCGGTGGGAGCCGGAGGGGCAGGAGGTGTAGGAGGAGGCGCCAGGGCGGAGCATCAAGCTGCCATCAACAGCATGATGATGGAGAGGATGAGCACCGACATCTACGCCCTCAAGAAGCAATACACCCGCATCAagaggcggcagcagcagcaggcgatGCAGCTGTACATACGCACAGGTGAGTGGAAGAGAGTATAGGCTGCATCTTTTCATTGGTTTCACATTAATGTTTGTAGGGAGCAGCTTTAGTTGTGTGGCTAATGGTTTTAATGGTTGTAATGGGTAAGGTGCATGAGGGCAACATTTTTTCAAGAGGTGAGTAGCTCCACTGCTTTATGATACGATAACCAAACTTCCTTATAGGCTGCAGGGATTTGTtgtgtagaaacacacacaaacatcttattTCAGAACAAATTATTCTCCAGAGAATAAAGAGTGTAAAAGTAAAGTTTTTAGAGTTATCAACACAGAAGAAGTCTTTTTTCAAACATCAAAAGTTCTGTAATTAAAATTGTGTTAAGGCATCCATTTCCAgaacaataataacaaacatAAGAAGGttttgatgatgatgtgtgacTCGTAGGATTTGGACCCGAAGCTCCCACACGTCCAGGAGTTCTCCCGAAGCCTCTCGACACTCACAGCGACCGTACCGACCACCAAGCCGAGGGTACTGAGGTCGAACCTTCTGAAACTGGGTGTTCTGGGAATTTATTCAGGGTCTTCGACGATTAATGGGTGTTTAAGAAGCAATCAGATGCTTTAAGGAGGGAAGCAGACTCTGGTCATGAAGGGAAATCAACGAGTCCTGCTATCAAATTAAAAGACCACCTCTTAaataaagacaggaaacaaaacatgGAAATCTTGCTCCTAAAAGGCGAAAACTGCTGCAGAGTTGATCTCTGGTAAAGGAAACTGTAGCTGGTTTGTCTGGTGATGGTTGGAGTTGGTATATAATCTATAATCAATTCACAATAATGAACATTTATGTGGAGACACATGTCCCGACTGTCAGATGGTTTAATAACTTTCCAGTTACAGTAAATCTAGCtgctgtgttattattattatatttcagttttaacAATAACTGTTTTTTAGAGTTAATAGTAGAGCCCGACAGTATTGACATGTGTCTCCAGTTATAATTGGTTTAACGAATGATTCTTGTTTCTGTggctgttttgcttttttgggggattttctTTCTGAcccatttctttctctctaaccTTCATTAAGAAACTCTCGACTCTGCCGCTCCATCTCACACTAACACTCCATCCCCGAGGCTTGTGTAACAGTATTACAGCTGGATCTGAGTTTATTCCCCCTCAGACACGAGCATCTGTGCTCACACTCATCTCCCGTCGATCTAATCGCAGCAGAAACACTCGCTCAGCTTCCATGAAGTCGTGTTTACATTCCAGATCTGGGAAAAAGGCCCAGAAAACACtttacatattatataatgttAGTGTTTGTAGCTGGAGGCGGAGAAATCAGGATGTTCTGGACCAGTATTTCAAAACCTGTAAGATGCTCGATGGATGAATCCTCAGAGGAAAAGTCCGGATGCCCTCTTGTGTCGGCTTTGGGGAACAGCTGAGTGAATTTCTGCAAACATTGACTTTGACCTTCAACAGAATGTTTATCAGTGAAatcactgaaaacagcttcagtcaTAAAGCTGCTCTCTCACTTTTCACTTCTTTCTCTATCATCGTTTTACGCTACAACGCAAATTTAAGAGCTTATATTCTCTCTGCTTTAATCCtgttcctgtctttgtcccctTCACCGTCCATCCAGACAAGTGCCCGGCCACCCGCGTCCTCGCCTCCCAGCTCAACCCGTCCAGCGCTGTGATCAACCACCTCCTTCTGGGCCGCACACCGACCGGAGGCCCCCGGGGCTCCAGACCCACGTCCACCACGGGCCCCTCCACTCTGCCAGGGGTTCGACCGGCTCTCCTGCCCCAGGGTCAGGGCTCCCCGGCCCGGCAGCGCTTGGGCTCGTTGCCCTCCATCGGATCTCCGGGCGGCTCCGGTGGCGTAGGCGGGTCACCGTGGCGTGCTCATGTCCGTGTGCATCGGAGGAATATGGCCAGGGCTCGAGCACAGCTGGGCTTCGGAGAGTCAGAGGAAAgggacgatgaggaggaggaggaggaggaggaaggatcaGTGAGGTTggagagtgaagaggaggggaggattgaggaagatgaggagcagaaggatggaggagacgactctgtctctccatctcctgatGTCTCCGTTATAGAGTCTGTCTGTGAGGAGGCTCcacaggctgcagaggagacaaaggCAGCAGAAGTTGCGGAGGTGATGGTGCAACTGGCGTCTCTGGATATAGAGGACGAGTCGAGCCTGAGCCCCCCCGTCGTCCAGttccctctgctccctcctcctcctccatcctcacacagaaacaaagagtcTGACTCCTGCGGTTCAGAGAGAATCACCGGCTCTGACTCGGCTGCTTCACCTCCAGCTCACCACTCCTCCAACTCCTGCCTCCCTTCTCCCACCTGCAGtccgcccccctccccctgctccttctctccgtcACAGGACTCCACATCCTgccttccctcctcttcatcagcccACAGCTTGTCTGCCCTCTCCCTTCCCGCCTCCTCCACCTTTTATAAAACCCCCTGCCCCTCCacgccctctctctcctctgtctcctcctccaccaagtCACACATCTCCTCCTCGCCGTCAACGCCAGCGCTCAACTCCCCGAAACAGCAAGTCTTCTCCCCGTTCCCGAGCGTGAAGCAGCCCAGGAAGTCGGCCGCAGCCAGAAACCTCGGCCTCTACGGCCCCACATCCAGAACGCCCACCGTACACTTCCCCCAGCTCAGCCGCAACCTCAACTGCAGTACTGCCACGGGCACCACCAGGAGGCGATGAAGACCCAAACACTTCCTCACTGatgctggaaacacacacagtgaatcatTCGATTAATTTCACCACCTTGCCTCCTGCGTACCAGGAAAACAACCTACGTGTTATTTAAAGTAGAGAAGTGTAAAGTTAAACTGTGCGGAGAAGTCACTAAGTCATCAAACCTGCGTTGGGAAGACGGTGGGGGGGACAAAGACTAAAGGGTTCATCCTGGAACTAACAAGCCATTTCAGACGAATAGTATAAAAATAGTTCTGTAAAGCAGAGGAGACGCCATGTCCCAGTATCAGATTCTTCACTGGGGCCTATGCAGCTTCTTCTCAACCATAATCTATTCATCACAAATAAGATATGAAAGTAAAATGTTCTCTTGACTTCCGACAAAGTTCCTGGATTCTCTCTGGACCGACGCACGAGGAGACGCTGCTCTGGACTCACATATTTATCAACACAACCCTTTTTCCTGTGCGAGTACACAATAGCCATCCGGTTGTTTCTGTGCCAAGTATTTAAAGAATTGACTCCACAAGTTTATTTAAGTTAAGAATCAAAGCCTGATCATAAGAGTATTTTTGTCCTGAAGCtcttaacttgttttttgttcttgtcCGTGTCTCCACCGTTGAACACGAGGAATGTAAAGTCAATTTTAGAATGTCACTCATTACTACCCGTACTTTGAAAACacgtttaaattcactagatgcAGATTTTAAGTTGCATCTGCACCAAAGTTCACACACTTGTAAATATCAAACCCCTAAAAATGTCTGGTTTTCactaagatccatgaattattctcaatcTCACTGATTTCGGAGCcccaccaaaataaaacaggttcTTCCTTCAGTCAAACCTCCGCAAAATCCCATGGACATCGGTtccattgtgtttgtgtaatcctgctgaatgAATCGACACACAAGACAAGGTTTTCATTCAGGATCATAACTGTATTTAAGTGTTGTTATAAATATGCAGTAACTGGAATGTGGTGCTTTATAAGGCAGAAAAAAGTACTGCTATCACGTCTTACTTATTTGTACAAATAAGCGTCTTACTTGGAAACTTGTCACCGGGCTCTGAATGGAGTCCACTGGAGGAAATGCAAATAAATGTGAAGAGATGGAAAAATCTAAGTGTGGTTATTTGTGTCATGTGATGGAAGCGGCTGGAGAAAATAACTGGTTGTGAAATTTGATGGTGGGTGTAAGtttgttttccatttaaaatcccaGTGTGACGCAGAGTGACGTGAGGGTGAAGACGTGTTCAACGGAAATTACACTAAATTCTCCTTCATACTAAAACGAGGTCTCACGTCATGAGTCAGAAACActtcagagaaagagaaatgactCAGTTTCCTGTTCCATGCAGTTAAATATGAGCAGTTTCAGTGGTTAGAGACATGTCCTGCAGGCGCCGTGTTCTGTCAGTGgactaaataaagatggaccacgcgtctccacctcctcccactgcacagaaatgaagccaagtCATTGATTGACTCACGATTGGTGGAGTCAGGGTGTCGACGTCCCACCGAGACAAGCACTCTACCAATCTTGAGTCAATGAAGTCGTCTCACCCAGTTTATGttaacatcaaataaataattgtttgaCTTTTTGGTTTAGTCCATGTCTCATCCTGTAACATGAAGGAGAGGGGGTatatgatctatactgcagccagccactaggagGCAATCCAGATTTTTTAGCTTCACTTAAAAGGAGCTGTCACGTCCtctatatttaaattcactgtatAGTCCAACTTGAAAGGTAATTAAATTGACTTCTATGACGTTTGCGTCGATGAACCTGCGAAACTGTACAAAGGAGAAACTTTATTCCCAGAGAAATGTCCAGTGGGAAAACAGATggttcctcctccactctctttgtgtgtctgaagAGTAAAACTACACAAGTGTCgtccaaaaaacaacaacacacattttattgtATATGAGTCACAACGGCAGTATCTCGGGATCTAAGTACCTCGTTCACAATAACCTTCGTTCAACATTCAAACCACTTTTCTTGACAAAGTGAAATTCATAAATTATGACAAGGCACCACGAATTCATTACAAACACGTTTTCTATGGATAAACAGCTCAAAGGTGAGTTCAGGTTTAAACTGGGGATTCTTCAGGTGATTCATTTTATTCTTAActcaaagccccccccccccattcgaCATTCGGCGTCTGAAGTTTAGTTGTAGTTGCAGTGAAGTGCTGGTCGTGACCGAGCGGCTGGTTTGTAGGTAGTAGGTTGTCGgtgtggaggtcagaggtcaatgCGCTGCCATGCGATTGACCCCCGGGTTGACGAAGGAGAAGTTCTGGAACATCGTCTGGTCCACGCTGTTGATGAGAGTCCGGTCGGCGCACGACAGCCGCGGCTTCTCGTTGATGAACTCCTTGTCGAAGTTGCTGCAGTCGCTGGGAGACGACTGGGAAGAAGACGATATTTATTAAACATCTTTATCAGCATTTTGGTCGAGctataattaatttaaaataccTCCAACACATGGTTTGGTCTTGTACCCTGCTGTACTTACTATGGTTGGCCTGAAGGGCGGCACCACCTGCCGCTGCTCCAGGGCGTTCCAGTCGGTGGTGCGGAAGAAAGCGTGTTGCCTGATGTTTCCCTTCACTCCGAGCCGCTCCTCAGGTTCTCtgacaaacagctgcagcacaaacagcTGGAGTTACACTTCAGAGCGATGCTTCTGTTGTCGATTACttattcaaatgtttgatttaatttataaaattaGCAACAAACCTGCAGAAATGGAGATTAAAACATCCCACAACCCAAAGCTTTTATTAAATTCCTTTCCCCAAATAagcaaaatatatttaattaactAACATATTTGACAAAGATAATCTTGTAACTGTTATGTAACTTAACTGATTATCAAAAATTATTGCAGATTAATTTTCTTTCTATTTGCGTAGGCTGCTAATTTTCCAGTTTCACTGATTCCATTTGCAGCTCACATACATTAaatgtatctgtttgtgtgcgtatgtACGTACAGTatgtagtattattattatatataactttacagttatatattaatttagttatttattaatGAACTTAAAAAACAGAATTACTGTTGCAGGGGAATAATTAATTCCCCTGATACTGACAATCATacagccgacacacacacacacacacacacacacacacactctctctgacCTTGACGAGAATGTCCTTGGAGTCCTTGGCGAGGCTGCAGGGATACACAGGATTGTCTGTGCGGATGGACTGGAACAGCTCCTCCTCGTCGCGGCCGTGGAACGGCGAGTGACCGATGAGCATCTCGTAGAGCAGCACGCCGAACGACCACCAGTCCACTGCGCTGTTGTACTTCTGCCCCAAAAGGatctgatacacacacagagaaacgtGCAAGATCTGACCAGGTCCCTTACAGC encodes:
- the tbc1d30 gene encoding TBC1 domain family member 30, producing MALKGTGIELLEVDISDSGGGGGFRSEDERQEDFSGFQAWSSPAALSPGDTSSPPGRQEQLPGNSSSEPRYDALRAPRSSIVDGLLVELYETCSGRRNVDSWDSSTEASGSECFLGRSSSGSSFLQELQEKHTRRHQMNYLAQKAPAELQSIIQEVKYRTGLQSAKLLRQLKRRDRLCHKLQKNYDIITACLQAVSPKRRVDTRLKFTIEPSVGKNGFQQWYDALKSVARLSTGIPKEWRKRVWLTLADQYLHTISIDWDKTLRFAFNERSNPDDDSLGIQIVKDLHRTGCSSYCGQEGEQDRVVLKRVLLAYARWNKSVGYCQGFNVLAALILEVTEGDESDALKVMIYLIDKVLPESYFANNLRALSVDMAVFRDLLRLKLPRLSQHLHHLQKAANRDAGGSYEPPLTNVFTMQWFLTMFATCLPASTVLKIWDSVFFEGSEVLFRVAIAIWERIGERIEFCQTSDEFYSTMGCLTQEMLEHSLIEPAELMQEVYSMAVFPFPQLAELREKYTYNITPFPTSVKSNGSGGLGSWESDDDGDMDDEDSVVTALGCLGPLGGLLAPELQRYQKHLKDQRSEQGNFAELSPGAVGAGGAGGVGGGARAEHQAAINSMMMERMSTDIYALKKQYTRIKRRQQQQAMQLYIRTGFGPEAPTRPGVLPKPLDTHSDRTDHQAEDKCPATRVLASQLNPSSAVINHLLLGRTPTGGPRGSRPTSTTGPSTLPGVRPALLPQGQGSPARQRLGSLPSIGSPGGSGGVGGSPWRAHVRVHRRNMARARAQLGFGESEERDDEEEEEEEEGSVRLESEEEGRIEEDEEQKDGGDDSVSPSPDVSVIESVCEEAPQAAEETKAAEVAEVMVQLASLDIEDESSLSPPVVQFPLLPPPPPSSHRNKESDSCGSERITGSDSAASPPAHHSSNSCLPSPTCSPPPSPCSFSPSQDSTSCLPSSSSAHSLSALSLPASSTFYKTPCPSTPSLSSVSSSTKSHISSSPSTPALNSPKQQVFSPFPSVKQPRKSAAARNLGLYGPTSRTPTVHFPQLSRNLNCSTATGTTRRR